In Cupriavidus basilensis, the following proteins share a genomic window:
- a CDS encoding ester cyclase, with amino-acid sequence MDSLSLARIQTVRDHMALECTQEWDAVIATFAHPRYEMHGGGAVFDGEQAVRGYFASSRTPFPDQANEIISIAAAGDTVLVEFWLTGTHLGPLKANGTVYPPTGRAFRVRMAASFEFAPDSDKIVCERPYFDQGAKLRSLGLAAT; translated from the coding sequence ATGGATAGTCTGTCTCTCGCCCGCATCCAGACCGTGCGCGACCATATGGCCCTGGAGTGCACCCAGGAATGGGACGCCGTCATCGCCACCTTTGCCCATCCGCGCTACGAGATGCACGGAGGCGGCGCGGTCTTCGACGGCGAGCAAGCGGTGCGCGGCTACTTCGCGTCTTCGCGCACGCCCTTCCCCGACCAGGCCAACGAGATCATCAGCATCGCCGCGGCCGGCGACACGGTGCTGGTGGAATTCTGGCTCACCGGCACCCACCTAGGCCCCCTGAAGGCGAACGGCACCGTCTACCCGCCCACAGGCCGCGCGTTTCGCGTGCGCATGGCCGCATCGTTCGAGTTCGCGCCCGACAGCGACAAGATCGTTTGCGAGCGGCCGTACTTCGACCAGGGGGCAAAGCTGCGCTCGCTGGGGCTGGCCGCCACCTAG
- a CDS encoding GyrI-like domain-containing protein, whose protein sequence is MLQSRDDGSFEYVAGVEVSSPDGLPSSFRCIKVEPQRYAVFVHAGDISTLHETFHRIWHKWLPASGFQAGHAPEFERYSADFDPVAGTGTVEIWLPVRGGADAPA, encoded by the coding sequence GTGCTGCAATCCAGGGACGATGGCAGCTTCGAGTATGTGGCCGGCGTGGAAGTGAGCAGCCCGGACGGACTGCCGTCATCGTTTCGCTGCATCAAGGTCGAGCCGCAGCGCTACGCCGTATTCGTGCATGCAGGCGATATTTCGACGCTGCACGAGACGTTTCACCGCATCTGGCACAAATGGCTGCCGGCGTCCGGGTTCCAGGCCGGGCATGCGCCTGAGTTTGAGCGCTACAGCGCGGACTTCGATCCGGTGGCGGGGACGGGCACCGTGGAAATCTGGCTGCCGGTCAGGGGTGGGGCGGATGCACCGGCCTGA
- a CDS encoding gamma-glutamylcyclotransferase family protein: MMVDAKDTAVLLFSYGTLQDKAVQIANFGRELAGRDDAIPGYSQSMVAIDDPAVVATSGKTHHPIVQPSPDPNDAVAGMVFEITAQELAAADAYEVSDYKRIAVTLKSGVQAWVYVRA; this comes from the coding sequence ATGATGGTGGATGCGAAAGATACGGCTGTACTGCTTTTTTCCTACGGGACGTTGCAAGACAAGGCGGTGCAGATCGCCAACTTCGGCCGCGAACTGGCCGGCCGCGATGACGCCATCCCCGGCTACTCGCAATCGATGGTCGCCATCGATGACCCCGCCGTGGTTGCTACCAGCGGAAAGACGCATCATCCGATTGTCCAGCCCAGCCCGGATCCCAACGATGCGGTGGCCGGCATGGTCTTCGAGATCACCGCGCAGGAACTGGCCGCGGCCGATGCCTATGAAGTCTCTGACTACAAGCGCATCGCGGTGACGCTGAAATCCGGCGTTCAGGCGTGGGTCTATGTCCGGGCCTGA
- a CDS encoding TOBE domain-containing protein: MKTSARNQLSGKVSAVHKGAVNDEIELEIASGVRIVATITAESTKRLGLAVGKEAVALIKASSVIVGVPDPDILLSARNQLAGTVSGIRIGAVNAEVSIGLAQGGEIVAIITNDSVTSLGLVQGGAAVAIFKASSVLLAARA; encoded by the coding sequence ATGAAAACCAGCGCAAGAAACCAATTGAGCGGTAAGGTCAGCGCGGTCCACAAAGGCGCGGTAAACGATGAAATCGAACTGGAGATCGCCAGCGGCGTGCGGATCGTGGCGACCATCACCGCCGAGAGCACGAAGCGCCTCGGGCTGGCGGTCGGCAAGGAAGCCGTCGCGCTGATCAAGGCATCGTCCGTGATCGTGGGTGTGCCCGACCCGGACATCCTCCTCTCCGCGCGCAACCAGCTTGCCGGCACGGTATCGGGCATCAGGATCGGGGCGGTGAATGCGGAGGTTTCCATCGGCCTGGCGCAGGGCGGCGAGATCGTGGCCATCATCACCAATGACAGCGTGACCAGCCTCGGGCTGGTGCAAGGCGGCGCGGCTGTCGCCATCTTCAAGGCCTCCAGCGTCCTGCTGGCCGCGCGCGCATAG
- a CDS encoding SDR family NAD(P)-dependent oxidoreductase, which translates to MPDSNRKGVSRLAGKAAIVVGAGSIGADTSNGAAAAIVYAREGARVLCVDRDLALARRTASQIEDAGGSASAFEADVRDGARLAAMVEACRERYGRIDVLHNNVGIEEIGELEDITEQSWDRVFDINLKGAMLACQKAMPHMIAQGGGSIINISSIASRKWGPMPFLSYNASKAALNHMTRILARRYAADQVRCNVILPGLIDTPHAAHLTDGDEAAVQAAREFRNSRCPMGRQGTPWDIAYAALFLASDESRYVTGLEMVVDGGLGL; encoded by the coding sequence ATGCCGGACAGCAATCGCAAAGGAGTGAGCCGGCTTGCCGGCAAGGCAGCCATCGTCGTAGGCGCGGGATCGATCGGCGCCGACACCAGCAACGGCGCAGCCGCCGCCATCGTCTACGCCCGCGAAGGCGCGCGGGTGCTGTGCGTGGACCGCGACCTGGCGCTGGCCCGCAGGACCGCGAGCCAGATCGAGGATGCGGGCGGAAGCGCCAGCGCCTTCGAGGCCGACGTGCGCGACGGCGCGCGGCTGGCAGCCATGGTGGAGGCCTGCCGCGAGCGCTATGGCCGCATCGACGTGCTGCACAACAACGTGGGCATCGAGGAGATCGGCGAGCTCGAGGACATCACGGAGCAATCCTGGGACCGCGTGTTCGACATCAACCTCAAAGGCGCCATGCTCGCCTGCCAGAAGGCAATGCCGCACATGATCGCGCAGGGCGGCGGCTCGATCATCAACATCTCGTCGATCGCCAGCCGCAAATGGGGCCCGATGCCCTTTCTCTCCTACAACGCATCGAAGGCCGCGCTCAACCACATGACGCGGATCCTCGCGCGCCGCTACGCCGCGGACCAGGTGCGCTGCAATGTGATCCTGCCCGGCCTGATCGATACGCCCCATGCGGCCCACCTGACCGATGGCGACGAAGCCGCCGTGCAGGCCGCGCGCGAGTTTCGCAACAGCCGCTGCCCCATGGGCCGGCAAGGCACGCCGTGGGATATCGCCTACGCGGCGTTGTTCCTTGCCTCCGATGAGTCGCGTTATGTGACGGGGCTGGAGATGGTGGTAGATGGCGGACTGGGGCTTTGA
- a CDS encoding VOC family protein gives MLRDSHAFSGFSVDDIARATNFYGGTLGLEVSASGGLLTLYIAGGNNVLLYSKPNHVPATFTVLNFPVKSVDKAVETLGKLGVRFETYDLPGLKTDERGICRSEGGPVIAWFKDPAGNILSVLEAT, from the coding sequence ATGTTGCGCGACAGTCATGCATTCAGCGGATTCTCGGTCGACGACATCGCCAGGGCCACGAACTTCTATGGCGGTACGCTGGGGCTGGAAGTGTCCGCAAGCGGGGGCTTGCTGACCCTGTATATCGCCGGCGGCAACAACGTGCTGCTTTACTCCAAGCCGAACCACGTGCCTGCGACGTTCACGGTGCTGAATTTCCCGGTGAAGAGCGTGGACAAGGCCGTGGAGACACTCGGCAAGCTCGGCGTGCGCTTCGAGACCTACGACCTGCCCGGGCTGAAGACCGACGAGCGGGGCATCTGCCGCAGCGAGGGCGGCCCCGTCATCGCCTGGTTCAAGGACCCGGCCGGCAATATTCTCTCTGTGCTTGAAGCGACATAA
- a CDS encoding Bug family tripartite tricarboxylate transporter substrate binding protein yields MPRHLAAATLVVALAAPAIAAQASEPSADYPSHPIRLLLPISAGSGGDILGRVLAQRMSAILKQPIVVENKGGASGIIGTQAVARAAPDGYTFTLGGATTHMLNAAVYTKLPYDPVKDFTAIGQVGTAAILLVASNDFPANDIKALVAYTKSHPNEVQYASWGTGSTGQFCGEVLKQLAGASMTHIPYKTVPQVLNDIVAGHIKLGYVDMTSGTPFVKSGKVKAIGTCTSRSPSLPGVKSYVDEGIDFDRVFRWGLYVPAGTPRPIVQKLSDALNQVLATPEIKARLLEMGIAATPMSGEELGKLNERDIPAWKDVAKTAGVTQD; encoded by the coding sequence ATGCCCCGCCACCTAGCCGCCGCTACGCTCGTCGTCGCGCTTGCCGCGCCCGCAATCGCAGCGCAGGCCAGTGAACCCTCCGCCGACTACCCCTCCCACCCCATCCGCCTGTTGCTGCCGATCTCGGCCGGCTCCGGCGGCGACATCCTTGGCCGCGTGCTCGCGCAGCGCATGTCGGCCATCCTGAAGCAGCCCATCGTGGTGGAAAACAAGGGTGGCGCCTCCGGCATCATCGGCACGCAAGCGGTCGCACGCGCGGCGCCCGACGGCTACACCTTCACGCTCGGCGGCGCGACCACGCATATGCTGAACGCCGCGGTCTACACCAAGCTGCCGTATGACCCGGTGAAGGACTTCACCGCCATCGGCCAGGTCGGCACCGCCGCCATCCTGCTGGTGGCCAGCAATGACTTTCCCGCGAACGACATCAAGGCGCTGGTGGCGTACACCAAGAGCCATCCCAACGAAGTGCAGTACGCCAGTTGGGGCACCGGCTCCACGGGCCAATTCTGCGGCGAGGTGCTCAAGCAACTGGCCGGCGCCTCGATGACGCATATTCCCTACAAGACCGTGCCACAGGTGCTCAACGACATCGTTGCCGGGCATATCAAGCTGGGCTATGTGGACATGACTTCGGGCACGCCCTTCGTCAAGTCCGGCAAGGTCAAGGCGATCGGCACCTGTACCTCGCGTTCGCCGAGCCTGCCCGGGGTGAAGAGCTATGTCGACGAGGGCATCGATTTTGACCGCGTATTCCGCTGGGGCCTGTATGTGCCCGCCGGCACGCCCAGACCGATCGTACAGAAGCTGTCGGACGCCTTGAACCAGGTGCTGGCCACGCCGGAGATCAAGGCCCGCCTGCTGGAGATGGGCATCGCGGCCACGCCGATGAGCGGCGAGGAACTCGGCAAGCTGAATGAGCGCGATATCCCGGCGTGGAAAGACGTAGCAAAGACCGCCGGCGTGACGCAGGACTAA
- a CDS encoding winged helix-turn-helix domain-containing protein, with product MRVMLGDTIAIGPGKIALLEAIRECGSISAAAKHLDMSYKRAWDLLNEINRSLARPAVDSEHGGAQGGGTVLTPVGEEAIRLYRAAELRAAKACEAEINGLIKLLAKP from the coding sequence ATGCGCGTCATGCTGGGCGATACCATCGCCATTGGCCCCGGCAAAATTGCGCTGCTGGAAGCGATCCGCGAATGCGGCTCCATTTCCGCTGCGGCGAAACACCTCGACATGTCCTACAAGCGGGCCTGGGATCTGCTCAACGAAATCAACCGCTCGCTGGCCAGGCCGGCAGTGGATTCCGAGCATGGCGGCGCGCAGGGTGGCGGCACCGTGCTCACGCCGGTGGGCGAGGAAGCGATCCGGCTCTACCGCGCCGCGGAGCTACGCGCGGCCAAGGCCTGCGAGGCCGAGATCAACGGCCTGATCAAGCTGCTGGCCAAGCCCTGA